The Micromonospora sp. NBC_00421 genome contains a region encoding:
- the truA gene encoding tRNA pseudouridine(38-40) synthase TruA: MDERIRLRLDVSYDGTDFSGWAVQPTRRTVAGVLVETMDLVLGAGTVTGLTVAGRTDAGVHAAGQVCHLDLPGGVWREHRGRLLRRLARLLPGDVRVRAMTEVPVDFDARFSATFRRYEYRVTDAPWGAEPLRRRDILAWPRPLDLVALQAAATGLVGEHDFAAYCRRKENATTLREVTRLDWRRDPDGILVATVQADAFCQAMVRSLVGAMLTAGDGRRPVDWPGGLLARRERSSEVTVAPAHGLTLVAVGYPDDPAEYARRADRTRRLRLPVES; the protein is encoded by the coding sequence GTGGACGAGCGGATCCGGCTGCGGCTGGACGTCTCGTACGACGGCACCGACTTCTCCGGCTGGGCCGTCCAGCCGACCCGGCGCACAGTGGCCGGGGTGCTGGTCGAGACAATGGACCTGGTGCTCGGGGCGGGCACCGTTACCGGGTTGACAGTGGCCGGCCGGACGGACGCCGGGGTGCACGCCGCCGGCCAGGTCTGCCACCTCGACCTGCCCGGCGGCGTCTGGCGGGAGCATCGGGGACGGCTGCTGCGCCGGCTTGCCCGGCTGCTCCCCGGCGACGTACGGGTCCGGGCGATGACCGAGGTGCCTGTCGACTTCGACGCCCGCTTCTCGGCGACCTTCCGCCGCTACGAGTACCGGGTGACCGACGCCCCATGGGGCGCCGAGCCGCTGCGTCGGCGGGACATCCTCGCCTGGCCCCGCCCGCTGGACCTGGTCGCGTTGCAGGCGGCGGCGACCGGCCTGGTCGGGGAGCACGACTTCGCCGCGTACTGCCGGCGCAAGGAGAACGCCACCACGCTGCGTGAGGTGACCCGGCTGGACTGGCGGCGGGACCCGGACGGCATCCTGGTCGCCACCGTGCAGGCCGACGCGTTCTGCCAGGCGATGGTGCGCAGCCTGGTGGGGGCGATGCTGACCGCCGGGGACGGTCGACGCCCGGTCGACTGGCCGGGTGGCCTGCTCGCCCGGCGGGAGCGGTCCAGCGAGGTGACAGTCGCGCCGGCGCACGGGTTGACCCTGGTCGCCGTCGGTTACCCGGACGACCCGGCCGAGTACGCCCGCCGCGCCGACCGGACCCGCCGGCTACGCCTTCCCGTGGAGTCCTAG
- the rplQ gene encoding 50S ribosomal protein L17 — protein sequence MPTPTKGPRLGGSPAHERLMLANLATALFQHGKIQTTETKARRLRPLAEQLITKAKRGDLASRRRVLGVVKDKDVVYSLFDQIAPRYANRNGGYTRIVKTGPRKGDAAPMAIIELVEELQVAEPKANKKTAARKSAQQDKVEALAPAEETPAAPADQDSEAPVSASGDTAAAREDSDEATETNEATENKA from the coding sequence ATGCCCACGCCCACCAAGGGCCCCCGCCTCGGCGGCAGCCCCGCGCACGAGCGGCTGATGCTGGCCAACCTGGCCACCGCGCTGTTCCAGCACGGCAAGATCCAGACCACCGAGACGAAGGCCCGGCGGCTGCGTCCGCTGGCCGAGCAGCTCATCACCAAGGCCAAGCGGGGCGACCTCGCCTCCCGTCGTCGGGTGCTGGGCGTCGTCAAGGACAAGGACGTGGTCTACTCCCTGTTCGACCAGATCGCGCCCCGGTACGCCAACCGCAACGGTGGTTACACCCGGATCGTGAAGACCGGTCCGCGCAAGGGTGACGCCGCTCCGATGGCGATCATCGAGCTGGTCGAGGAGCTTCAGGTCGCCGAGCCCAAGGCGAACAAGAAGACCGCCGCCCGCAAGAGCGCCCAGCAGGACAAGGTCGAGGCGCTCGCCCCGGCCGAGGAGACCCCGGCGGCCCCGGCCGACCAGGACTCCGAGGCGCCGGTCTCGGCGTCCGGTGACACCGCCGCCGCCCGCGAGGACAGCGACGAGGCCACCGAGACCAACGAGGCCACCGAGAACAAGGCCTGA
- a CDS encoding GyrI-like domain-containing protein, which translates to METRIVDRPAFRLVGHAARVPLIHRGVNPYVQQHIAALPAEEHLRLKTLGDVEPGGLLAVCDDLDADYGEGSELTYLHGVAVSPSTPVPADLDVIEVPAGRWVVIRAVGSHPRILQQTWAAVATEWFPFTPWRLRPGPEIVAVPKPADAPRTTTRELWLPVEPA; encoded by the coding sequence ATGGAAACCCGCATCGTCGACCGTCCCGCATTCCGGCTCGTGGGGCATGCTGCCCGGGTTCCCCTGATCCACCGAGGCGTCAACCCGTACGTCCAGCAGCACATCGCGGCGCTGCCGGCTGAGGAGCACCTGCGCTTGAAGACACTCGGCGACGTTGAGCCGGGCGGCCTGCTCGCGGTCTGCGACGACCTCGACGCGGACTACGGCGAGGGCAGTGAGTTGACCTACCTGCACGGGGTCGCCGTGTCCCCGAGCACGCCGGTCCCGGCCGACCTCGACGTCATCGAGGTCCCGGCGGGCCGCTGGGTGGTCATCCGGGCTGTGGGGTCGCATCCGCGGATCCTGCAGCAGACCTGGGCCGCGGTCGCAACCGAGTGGTTTCCCTTCACCCCGTGGCGCCTGCGGCCGGGCCCGGAGATCGTCGCGGTGCCCAAACCGGCGGACGCCCCCCGCACCACGACACGCGAACTCTGGCTGCCCGTCGAGCCGGCGTAG
- a CDS encoding class I SAM-dependent methyltransferase produces MTGDHYFTPEPSAPARPREVEFHVAGRDYALASASGVFSAARLDPGTAVLLRKADLPTAATGGHLLDIGSGFGPISCVLADLAPTATVWAVDVNERARALTAANAARIDAADRVRAVAPDEVPADVTFTQVWSNPPIHIGKPELHGLLRHWLPRLAPDGVGWLVVARHLGGDSLHRWLSDEGFAVTRHAGQKGYRVLRVTR; encoded by the coding sequence GTGACCGGCGACCACTACTTCACCCCGGAGCCCAGCGCCCCGGCCCGCCCCCGCGAGGTCGAGTTCCACGTCGCCGGGCGTGACTACGCGCTGGCCTCCGCCAGCGGCGTCTTCTCCGCCGCCCGGCTCGACCCCGGCACCGCCGTTCTGCTGCGCAAGGCCGACCTGCCGACCGCCGCGACCGGCGGCCACCTGCTCGACATCGGCTCCGGGTTCGGGCCGATCAGCTGCGTGCTGGCCGACCTCGCCCCGACCGCCACCGTGTGGGCGGTCGACGTCAACGAGCGGGCCCGTGCGTTGACCGCCGCGAACGCCGCCCGGATCGACGCCGCCGACCGGGTACGCGCGGTCGCCCCGGACGAGGTGCCGGCCGACGTCACCTTCACCCAGGTCTGGTCCAACCCGCCGATCCACATCGGCAAGCCCGAGCTGCACGGGCTGCTGCGCCACTGGCTGCCCCGGCTCGCCCCGGACGGTGTCGGCTGGCTGGTGGTGGCCCGGCACCTAGGCGGCGACTCGCTGCACCGCTGGCTGTCCGACGAGGGCTTCGCGGTGACCCGGCACGCCGGCCAGAAGGGCTACCGGGTGCTGCGGGTCACCCGGTAA
- a CDS encoding phytanoyl-CoA dioxygenase family protein, with translation MDDTTLVSRFLRDGFVKLAGAVAPRVAADCARLLWRETGCDPDDPATWTQPVHWVPGMAQGPFAAAPNSPFLHHAYDLLVGAGRWEPRYSLGTFPLRFPHRDEPEDAGWHIEGSYLPEGASWYFTNVRSQGRALLMLFLFSEVGAEDAPTRIRVGSHLDVPNVLERYGEDGASGLDLAPELVAASDHRPLALATGSPGDVFLCHPFLVHAAQPHHGTRPRFMAQPPLMPAAPYELERADGAYSPVEIAIRRGLGQDTPAPEVPGRRGQR, from the coding sequence ATGGACGACACGACACTGGTATCCCGGTTCCTTCGCGACGGCTTCGTGAAGTTGGCGGGCGCCGTCGCGCCGCGCGTGGCCGCCGACTGCGCGCGGCTGCTGTGGCGGGAGACCGGCTGCGATCCGGACGACCCCGCCACCTGGACGCAGCCCGTGCACTGGGTGCCCGGCATGGCGCAGGGGCCGTTCGCCGCCGCACCCAATTCTCCGTTCCTCCATCACGCGTACGACCTGCTCGTCGGCGCGGGACGCTGGGAGCCGCGCTACTCACTGGGCACGTTCCCGTTGCGCTTCCCGCACCGGGACGAGCCGGAAGACGCGGGCTGGCACATCGAGGGCAGCTATCTGCCGGAGGGTGCGAGCTGGTACTTCACGAATGTTCGCTCCCAGGGCCGGGCGCTGCTGATGTTGTTCCTGTTCAGCGAGGTCGGCGCAGAGGACGCTCCGACCCGGATCCGGGTCGGCTCACACCTCGACGTGCCGAACGTGCTGGAGAGGTACGGGGAGGACGGGGCGAGCGGGCTCGACCTCGCGCCCGAGCTGGTGGCGGCGTCGGACCACCGGCCACTCGCCCTGGCCACCGGCTCTCCGGGGGACGTCTTCCTCTGCCATCCGTTCCTGGTGCACGCGGCGCAACCGCACCACGGGACGCGGCCGCGCTTCATGGCCCAGCCGCCGCTGATGCCGGCGGCACCGTACGAGCTGGAACGGGCCGACGGTGCGTACTCGCCCGTGGAGATCGCGATCCGCCGAGGACTCGGGCAGGACACCCCCGCTCCTGAGGTACCGGGAAGGCGGGGACAACGGTGA
- a CDS encoding ABC-F family ATP-binding cassette domain-containing protein: MGYVDVAAVGHILPDGRELFSDVSFRVGEGAKVALVGPNGAGKTTLLRMVAGDLPVRTGAIARSGGLGVMRQFIGMIGDESTLADLALSLAPPALRDAGRRLADTEQAMRAAELRGKYSTAAGKAQLAYADALAAWGEAGGYDAEVLFDTVTTTVLDLPWDASRDRPVRTLSGGQQKRFALELLLRGTEEVLLLDEPDNFLDVPGKRWLEQRLRESAKSVLYVSHDRELLAHTADRVVAVEGGSAWVHPGGFASWHEARTARHARLDELRRRWDEEHQKLRELMLMYKQKAAYNDGLASRYQAAQTRLRKFEEAGPPPVPPKDQDIRMRLAGGRTGKRAVICEQLELDGLTYPFDLELWYGDRVAVLGANGTGKSHFLRLLARGGTDPDPANGPVDGAAALAPVAHGGAVRLGARVRPGHFSQTHDRPELMAKTLVEALWRGDEHRQGMDRHAAMAALSRYELAGQGDQRFGTLSGGQQARFLVLLLELSGATLLLLDEPTDNLDLASAEALEAGMAAFAGTVVAVTHDRWFTRSFDRFVLFRGDGDVVETPEPVWDVG; this comes from the coding sequence GTGGGATACGTGGACGTGGCAGCGGTCGGGCACATCCTCCCGGACGGTCGGGAGCTCTTCTCCGACGTGTCGTTCCGGGTCGGTGAGGGTGCCAAGGTCGCCCTGGTCGGGCCGAACGGCGCCGGCAAGACGACGCTGCTGCGGATGGTCGCCGGTGACCTGCCGGTGCGCACCGGCGCGATCGCCCGCTCCGGTGGGCTCGGGGTGATGCGGCAGTTCATCGGCATGATCGGCGACGAGTCGACGCTTGCCGACCTGGCCCTGTCGCTGGCCCCGCCGGCGCTGCGCGACGCCGGTCGCCGGCTCGCCGACACCGAGCAGGCCATGCGGGCGGCCGAGCTGCGTGGCAAGTACAGCACCGCCGCCGGCAAGGCCCAGCTGGCGTACGCGGACGCGCTTGCCGCCTGGGGCGAGGCCGGCGGGTACGACGCCGAGGTGCTCTTCGACACCGTCACCACCACCGTGCTCGACCTGCCCTGGGACGCGTCCCGGGACCGGCCGGTGCGGACCCTCTCCGGGGGCCAGCAGAAGCGCTTCGCCCTGGAGCTGCTGCTGCGCGGCACCGAGGAGGTGCTGCTGCTCGACGAGCCGGACAACTTCCTCGACGTGCCCGGCAAACGCTGGCTGGAGCAGCGGCTGCGCGAGTCCGCCAAGTCGGTGCTGTACGTCTCGCACGACCGGGAGCTGCTGGCGCACACCGCCGACCGGGTGGTCGCCGTGGAAGGGGGCAGCGCATGGGTGCACCCGGGCGGCTTCGCCAGCTGGCACGAGGCCCGGACGGCCCGGCACGCCCGCCTCGACGAGCTGCGCCGCCGCTGGGACGAGGAGCACCAGAAGCTGCGTGAGCTGATGCTGATGTACAAGCAGAAGGCCGCCTACAACGACGGGTTGGCCTCCCGCTACCAGGCCGCGCAGACCCGGTTGCGCAAGTTCGAGGAGGCCGGGCCGCCGCCCGTACCGCCGAAGGACCAGGACATCCGGATGCGGCTGGCCGGCGGGCGGACCGGCAAGCGCGCGGTGATCTGCGAGCAGCTTGAGCTCGACGGCCTGACCTACCCCTTCGACCTGGAGCTGTGGTACGGCGACCGGGTGGCGGTGCTCGGTGCCAACGGCACCGGCAAGTCGCACTTCCTGCGCCTGCTGGCCCGGGGCGGCACCGACCCCGACCCGGCCAACGGCCCGGTCGACGGGGCCGCCGCACTCGCCCCGGTGGCCCACGGCGGAGCGGTCCGGCTCGGCGCCCGGGTCCGGCCGGGGCACTTCTCGCAGACCCACGACCGGCCGGAGCTGATGGCGAAGACCCTGGTCGAGGCGCTGTGGCGGGGCGACGAGCACCGGCAGGGGATGGACCGGCACGCGGCGATGGCGGCGTTGAGCCGCTACGAGCTGGCCGGTCAGGGAGACCAACGTTTCGGCACCCTGTCCGGCGGTCAGCAGGCCCGGTTCCTGGTGCTGCTGCTGGAGCTGTCCGGGGCCACCCTGCTGCTGCTCGACGAGCCGACCGACAACCTCGACCTGGCCTCGGCCGAGGCGTTGGAGGCGGGGATGGCCGCGTTCGCCGGGACGGTGGTCGCGGTCACCCACGACCGCTGGTTCACCCGCTCGTTCGACCGCTTCGTGCTGTTCCGGGGCGACGGCGACGTGGTGGAGACCCCGGAGCCGGTCTGGGACGTGGGCTGA
- a CDS encoding TrmH family RNA methyltransferase, translating to MSGRNARFQQWEALLRNRTKRQRRGEFLVQGVRPITMAIEHGWQVRELLHDADVQLSDWARGALDTVQAERYAVSPDLMHELGGKADTVPELLAVVALPEDDLCRIPTGPTMLTVVFDRPTSPGNIGTLIRSADAFGASGVIVTGHAADVYDPKAVRASTGSVFALPVVRAPSHQAVLSWVADVRADGIRIGIAGTDEHAALDAAEYDFTQPTLTLIGNETTGLSVGWREACDQLIRVPMSGAASSLNAAAAATVVLYESARQRNAAARR from the coding sequence GTGAGTGGCCGCAACGCGCGATTTCAGCAGTGGGAGGCTCTGCTCCGCAACCGGACCAAGCGGCAGCGTCGCGGCGAATTCCTCGTGCAGGGCGTACGCCCGATCACCATGGCCATCGAACACGGCTGGCAGGTCCGGGAGCTGCTCCACGACGCCGACGTCCAGTTGTCCGACTGGGCACGCGGAGCCCTGGACACCGTCCAGGCCGAGAGGTACGCCGTCTCCCCCGACCTGATGCATGAGCTGGGCGGCAAGGCGGACACGGTTCCGGAGCTGCTGGCCGTGGTCGCCCTACCGGAGGACGACCTGTGCCGCATCCCGACCGGACCGACCATGCTCACCGTCGTGTTCGACCGGCCCACCAGCCCCGGCAACATCGGGACACTCATCCGGTCCGCAGACGCCTTCGGCGCGTCCGGCGTCATCGTCACCGGCCATGCCGCCGATGTGTACGACCCGAAGGCGGTGCGGGCGAGCACCGGCTCGGTGTTCGCGCTGCCCGTGGTCAGGGCGCCCTCGCACCAGGCCGTGCTGTCCTGGGTCGCCGACGTGCGCGCCGACGGTATCCGCATCGGCATCGCGGGTACCGATGAGCACGCCGCACTTGATGCCGCCGAGTACGACTTCACGCAACCCACGCTGACCCTGATCGGCAACGAGACCACCGGTCTCAGCGTCGGCTGGCGTGAAGCCTGCGACCAGCTCATCCGGGTCCCGATGTCCGGGGCCGCCAGCTCCCTGAACGCGGCGGCCGCCGCTACCGTCGTGCTCTACGAGTCGGCACGCCAGCGCAACGCTGCCGCCCGCCGGTAG
- a CDS encoding aldo/keto reductase: protein MDPVTEMTYRRLGDSGLVVSVVGIGCNNFGRKLDLDGTRAVVDAALDAGITFFDTADIYGEPPGGSEELLGQALKGRRDDVVLATKFGMSMGGRNGRDFGVRGSRRYVVRAVEASLRRLGTDHIDLYQLHEPDPDTPVDETLAALDDLVRAGKVRYLGNSNFSGWQIADADWTAKTRGLTRFVSAQNHYNLLHRDAEVEIVPACERFGLGLLPFFPLANGLLTGKYQRNAAPPAGSRLSGGGRYAERLAAARWDTIEALESYASQRGLSLLQVAIGGLAARPAVASVIAGATTPEQVRANAAAGTWQPTDADLDALDALL, encoded by the coding sequence GTGGATCCCGTGACTGAGATGACCTACCGCCGGCTGGGCGACTCCGGGCTCGTGGTGTCCGTGGTCGGCATCGGCTGCAACAACTTCGGCCGCAAGCTCGACCTCGACGGCACCCGGGCGGTGGTCGACGCCGCGCTCGACGCCGGGATCACCTTCTTCGACACCGCCGACATCTACGGCGAGCCGCCGGGTGGCTCCGAGGAGCTGCTCGGGCAGGCCCTCAAGGGTCGGCGGGACGACGTGGTGCTGGCAACCAAGTTCGGCATGTCGATGGGCGGCCGCAACGGCCGCGACTTCGGGGTGCGCGGCTCCCGGCGGTACGTCGTACGGGCCGTCGAGGCGTCACTGCGCCGGCTCGGCACCGACCACATCGACCTCTACCAGCTGCACGAGCCCGACCCGGACACCCCGGTCGACGAGACGCTCGCCGCGCTGGACGACCTGGTCCGCGCCGGCAAGGTGCGCTACCTGGGCAACTCCAACTTCTCCGGTTGGCAGATCGCCGACGCCGACTGGACGGCGAAGACCCGGGGGCTGACCCGGTTCGTCAGCGCGCAGAACCACTACAACCTGCTGCACCGGGACGCCGAGGTGGAGATCGTCCCGGCCTGCGAGCGCTTCGGCCTGGGTCTGCTGCCGTTCTTCCCGCTGGCCAACGGGCTGCTCACCGGCAAGTACCAGCGTAACGCCGCCCCGCCCGCCGGCAGCCGCCTCTCCGGCGGTGGCCGGTACGCCGAGCGGCTGGCCGCCGCCCGCTGGGACACCATCGAGGCGCTGGAGTCGTACGCGTCGCAGCGGGGGCTCAGCCTGCTCCAGGTCGCCATCGGCGGGCTGGCCGCCCGGCCTGCGGTGGCCTCCGTCATCGCCGGGGCGACCACCCCCGAGCAGGTGCGGGCGAACGCTGCCGCCGGCACCTGGCAGCCCACCGACGCCGACCTCGACGCCCTGGACGCCCTGCTCTGA